The following proteins are encoded in a genomic region of Brachionichthys hirsutus isolate HB-005 chromosome 14, CSIRO-AGI_Bhir_v1, whole genome shotgun sequence:
- the hus1 gene encoding checkpoint protein HUS1 isoform X2: MKFRGKIVDVACLNHFTRVITTISKLTKTCVLRLTPDNLFFILSGKVTNGGVSMWCQLSQANFFDEYQMDGVSAEDNEICLEVSPENLSRALKTVHNAKTVKPTLSSSSRVVTHDVPVDIVPRRLWHELKEPSMPDFDVSIFLPPLKMMKNVVDRMKNLSNFLVMEANLSGEMNLKIETDLVSVTTHFKELGNPSWGDHASQDSGPSRSRDPEVMAQARVDIRKLQQFLVGQQVNPSKAMCNVVHERIVHLILLHEDVSLQYFIPAVA; this comes from the exons ATGAAGTTTCGTGGAAAGATCGTGGACGTCGCGTGTCTCAACCATTTCACCC gagTCATCACCACCATCTCCAAGCTGACGAAGACCTGCGTCCTGCGTCTGACCCCGGACAACCTGTTCTTCATCCTGTCTGGCAAAGTCACCAATGGGGGCGTCAGCATGTGGTGTCAGCTGTCCCAG GCCAACTTCTTCGACGAGTACCAGATGGACGGCGTCTCGGCGGAGGACAACGAGATCTGTCTGGAGGTGTCTCCAGAGAACCTGTCCAGAGCGCTGAAGACGGTCCACAACGCCAAGACCGTCAAG CCCACcctgtccagcagcagccgAGTCGTCACTCACGACGTCCCGGTTGACATTGTCCCCCGGAGACTCTGGCACGAGTTGAAAGAGCCCAGCATGCCGGACTTCGAT gtcagcatcttcctgcctcctctgaagatgatgaagaacgTCGTGGACAGAATGAAAAACCTCTCCAACTTCCTG GTGATGGAGGCCAACCTGAGCGGCGAGATGAACCTGAAGATCGAGACCGACCTGGTTTCTGTCACCACTCACTTCAAAGAGCTGGGGAACCCGTCCTGGG GTGACCACGCCTCCCAGGACAGCGGCCCGTCCCGGTCCAGGGACCCAGAGGTCATGGCCCAGGCCCGGGTGGACatcaggaagctgcagcagttcCTCGTGGGACAGCAGGTCAACCCCAGCAAGGCCATGTGCA ATGTCGTCCACGAAAGGATCGTCCACCTGATTCTGCTGCATGAAGACGTGTCTCTGCAGTACTTCATCCCCGCCGTggcctag
- the hus1 gene encoding checkpoint protein HUS1 isoform X1 — MKFRGKIVDVACLNHFTRVITTISKLTKTCVLRLTPDNLFFILSGKVTNGGVSMWCQLSQANFFDEYQMDGVSAEDNEICLEVSPENLSRALKTVHNAKTVKVKLTQKHCPCLTVGAELPTLSSSSRVVTHDVPVDIVPRRLWHELKEPSMPDFDVSIFLPPLKMMKNVVDRMKNLSNFLVMEANLSGEMNLKIETDLVSVTTHFKELGNPSWGDHASQDSGPSRSRDPEVMAQARVDIRKLQQFLVGQQVNPSKAMCNVVHERIVHLILLHEDVSLQYFIPAVA, encoded by the exons ATGAAGTTTCGTGGAAAGATCGTGGACGTCGCGTGTCTCAACCATTTCACCC gagTCATCACCACCATCTCCAAGCTGACGAAGACCTGCGTCCTGCGTCTGACCCCGGACAACCTGTTCTTCATCCTGTCTGGCAAAGTCACCAATGGGGGCGTCAGCATGTGGTGTCAGCTGTCCCAG GCCAACTTCTTCGACGAGTACCAGATGGACGGCGTCTCGGCGGAGGACAACGAGATCTGTCTGGAGGTGTCTCCAGAGAACCTGTCCAGAGCGCTGAAGACGGTCCACAACGCCAAGACCGTCAAGGTGAAGCTGACCCAGAAGCACTGTCCCTGTCTCACCGTGGGGGCGGAGCTG CCCACcctgtccagcagcagccgAGTCGTCACTCACGACGTCCCGGTTGACATTGTCCCCCGGAGACTCTGGCACGAGTTGAAAGAGCCCAGCATGCCGGACTTCGAT gtcagcatcttcctgcctcctctgaagatgatgaagaacgTCGTGGACAGAATGAAAAACCTCTCCAACTTCCTG GTGATGGAGGCCAACCTGAGCGGCGAGATGAACCTGAAGATCGAGACCGACCTGGTTTCTGTCACCACTCACTTCAAAGAGCTGGGGAACCCGTCCTGGG GTGACCACGCCTCCCAGGACAGCGGCCCGTCCCGGTCCAGGGACCCAGAGGTCATGGCCCAGGCCCGGGTGGACatcaggaagctgcagcagttcCTCGTGGGACAGCAGGTCAACCCCAGCAAGGCCATGTGCA ATGTCGTCCACGAAAGGATCGTCCACCTGATTCTGCTGCATGAAGACGTGTCTCTGCAGTACTTCATCCCCGCCGTggcctag